A region of Blastocatellia bacterium DNA encodes the following proteins:
- a CDS encoding PIG-L family deacetylase → MIRARFWRVFLLLLLVPPLIPPFVIGDRRLPHDQGIAGLQQMLRKLRTTARLLHITAHPDDEDGAMLTLVARGLGATTMLLTLTRGEGGQNRTGSELLDALGLLRTLELMTSDASYGVEQRFTRVADFGFSKSADETFQKWQGRETVLADMVRVIRAFRPDVIVSRWQGSPRDGHGNHQAAGLLAVEAFRAAGDPTRFPELAREGLLPWQPKKLYRGNLGVEESPTLRLETAVYDPALGTSYAELALDGLRHQLSQGAGSMIPRAGTRISSYQLVESLVTTPDRGGRGELSFFDGLDTTLPGLAWRLGEEEKKVPFLRPALVELDRRILDATTGLTPENPSLIAAPLLAAASIVAELIQRIQNSPLSPIAKADLLVHLRTKQEQCHEAARLALGVTLEALVESANGRAERPSAMARSSVSGPFVSPGQTVTLSATFHNRSPLSVTVESMSLETPSGWSVTPLMTEPRTLRPMERFTSQFRVAVPADATYTRPYWHRGDPHRDTIYTLDDPRWVTLPLPPYPLVARAVYSVGGLRGELRGPVEMIHSDPLYGDEYRPLLVSPPLSVTLDPPTRLLVAGQRTPIDVTVSVRSILPESTEATVWLTVPTGWRVEPPSRSVSFARAGDVATVIFRVVPNAPPEGTYKITATVEHRGKKYSDGFALVGRRDIGWFPFYRPASQHLSVVALKLPRHLNVGYIMGAGDDIPDVLRQLGLTVELISPEELARGNLQRFDTIIVGIRAYDVRQDVREHNRRLLDYVERGGTLLVQYNQNALAFNAGNYTPYPARVGNLRVSVEQAPVRILAAGDPLFRWPNEITLRDFDGWIQERGLYFMESWDERFTPLLESSDPGERPLQGGLLRARYGRGTYLFTAYAFFRQLPAGVPGAIRLFVNLIASGRS, encoded by the coding sequence ATGATTCGAGCACGCTTCTGGAGAGTCTTTCTACTGCTCTTGTTAGTGCCACCTTTGATTCCACCCTTTGTTATCGGTGACCGGCGGCTTCCTCACGATCAGGGCATCGCTGGACTCCAGCAGATGTTGCGCAAGCTGCGCACGACGGCGCGACTGCTGCACATCACTGCTCATCCCGACGATGAAGACGGCGCCATGCTGACGCTCGTCGCGCGAGGGCTGGGGGCGACGACGATGCTGCTCACGCTCACCCGCGGCGAGGGCGGGCAGAATCGAACCGGAAGCGAACTGCTCGACGCGCTCGGTCTTTTGCGAACCCTGGAACTGATGACTTCCGACGCTTCCTATGGCGTTGAGCAACGGTTCACGCGGGTGGCCGATTTCGGATTCTCCAAAAGCGCCGACGAGACCTTCCAGAAGTGGCAGGGGCGGGAGACGGTCCTGGCCGATATGGTTCGCGTGATTCGTGCCTTTCGCCCTGATGTCATCGTGTCCCGCTGGCAGGGGAGTCCCCGCGACGGTCACGGAAACCATCAGGCTGCCGGACTGCTGGCCGTGGAGGCCTTTCGCGCCGCTGGCGATCCCACCCGCTTCCCCGAACTCGCTCGCGAGGGCCTGTTGCCCTGGCAGCCGAAGAAACTCTATCGGGGTAATCTCGGAGTCGAAGAAAGCCCTACGCTGCGACTGGAAACCGCTGTCTATGATCCCGCTCTGGGCACCTCATACGCCGAACTGGCTCTGGATGGATTGCGTCATCAACTGTCGCAGGGAGCCGGGAGCATGATCCCACGGGCGGGAACGCGGATCTCTTCCTATCAACTTGTCGAATCGCTTGTGACGACACCGGACCGTGGTGGACGGGGGGAATTGAGCTTCTTCGACGGCCTGGATACAACGCTGCCGGGATTGGCCTGGCGTCTCGGCGAGGAGGAGAAGAAGGTTCCCTTCCTGCGACCGGCACTCGTCGAACTGGATCGAAGAATCCTCGATGCGACGACGGGTTTGACGCCCGAGAATCCCTCTCTCATTGCGGCACCTCTTCTGGCCGCAGCGAGCATAGTAGCCGAGCTTATTCAACGGATCCAGAATTCCCCGCTCTCACCGATTGCCAAAGCGGATCTGCTCGTTCACCTACGGACCAAACAAGAGCAATGCCATGAGGCTGCCCGTCTGGCGCTCGGCGTGACTCTGGAAGCTCTGGTGGAGTCTGCTAACGGGCGAGCTGAAAGGCCCTCGGCAATGGCTCGATCCTCGGTCTCGGGCCCGTTCGTGTCCCCCGGTCAGACGGTCACGCTCTCAGCGACATTCCACAATCGAAGTCCACTGTCGGTCACCGTGGAGAGCATGAGTCTGGAGACGCCATCGGGATGGTCGGTCACGCCTCTGATGACAGAACCGCGGACACTTCGTCCGATGGAACGGTTCACGTCTCAGTTTCGCGTGGCGGTTCCGGCAGATGCCACGTACACGCGTCCCTACTGGCATCGAGGCGATCCGCACAGGGACACAATTTACACTCTGGATGATCCCCGATGGGTGACGCTCCCGCTCCCACCATATCCCCTCGTGGCGCGTGCCGTTTATAGCGTGGGAGGATTACGTGGCGAGCTGCGAGGACCGGTGGAGATGATACACAGTGATCCCCTCTACGGTGACGAGTACCGACCATTGCTTGTCAGCCCACCGCTCTCGGTGACGCTCGATCCACCCACCCGTCTCCTCGTGGCAGGTCAACGGACACCCATAGATGTCACCGTCAGCGTGCGGAGCATTCTCCCCGAATCCACTGAAGCGACGGTCTGGCTGACCGTTCCCACGGGGTGGCGCGTCGAACCCCCGTCTCGGTCGGTCTCTTTCGCTCGCGCCGGCGACGTTGCGACCGTCATCTTCCGCGTGGTTCCGAATGCTCCCCCCGAAGGAACTTACAAGATCACTGCCACGGTCGAGCACCGGGGCAAAAAGTACAGCGACGGTTTTGCCCTCGTCGGTCGCCGCGATATCGGATGGTTCCCCTTTTATCGTCCGGCCAGCCAGCATCTGAGCGTAGTGGCGCTGAAACTGCCGCGTCATTTGAACGTCGGTTACATCATGGGCGCTGGGGATGACATTCCCGACGTTCTGCGTCAGCTCGGGCTCACGGTTGAGCTGATCAGCCCGGAGGAACTCGCCCGAGGTAATCTCCAGCGGTTCGACACCATCATTGTCGGAATTCGCGCCTACGATGTGCGTCAGGATGTCAGGGAGCATAACCGCCGGTTGCTCGATTATGTCGAGCGCGGGGGCACGCTACTTGTCCAGTACAACCAGAACGCATTGGCTTTCAATGCCGGGAACTACACTCCCTATCCGGCTCGTGTCGGCAATCTACGCGTGAGCGTCGAGCAAGCGCCAGTGCGCATCCTCGCTGCCGGGGATCCTCTCTTTCGCTGGCCCAATGAGATTACGCTGCGGGATTTTGACGGCTGGATTCAAGAGCGGGGACTCTATTTCATGGAGAGCTGGGACGAACGATTCACGCCCCTTCTGGAATCGAGCGATCCGGGCGAACGACCACTGCAGGGAGGGTTGTTGCGTGCTCGCTACGGGCGAGGGACGTATCTCTTCACCGCCTATGCGTTCTTCCGTCAATTGCCGGCCGGTGTGCCCGGAGCCATTCGCCTCTTTGTCAACCTCATCGCCTCCGGGCGATCGTGA
- a CDS encoding TonB-dependent receptor, translating into MKIAALLLCLAIQSQATDGVIEGVVLDPAGAVVVGATVRVTNLDTGYSRTFVTNERGFYRVPLLPVGRYEVVIEAQGFKRAVRSGVTLTAGQTAVVDFTLEPGQIEQSITVTADVPIADIGKIQQGSTISATEVRNLPLVSRNIYNYMLLQPAVSARPNPEFGVPRKVNVNGFIDRINYQLDGNTNTQADRAGIRLMPISEVYVREVQVVNNGFAPEFGTTTGTVYNAITDSGTNELHGEASYRFRRKPFSARPSLLSPTQPKPDFAADTVTARLGGPIQRDRFHYFAGYEFTRRDLPRPITITPANAERIGLKPSQIGVVPAEQRVNFFIVRADYTLSAANRLMTRYNLFRNASPNNIGGALSAGLLSVTRATDFMDAADAVAAQLTSSFSSGSINEFRFQYAKRRFRRTPNPVNAVSGPAITISGVAQFGGPTDAGQRFRQTALDVVDNFTLVEGNHAIKFGFSLTAFNDFRREPLFAEYTFPTIDAYLSAVNGTNRKSYTTFRQSIGDPEIDERAFFYSFFVQDDWRVTQNLKLLYGLRYELYDIPNPDERAPLALSRTFNVDKNNFAPRLGLSYGLGRDRKTVIRASAGLYYDFPKLDFYRLALLNNGNPRFLTVSVSSSSPFAPSFPQTLESLPPGFPLPRASINAVAQDFATLYSTNANVQIERALTEDLGVTLSYVFSKGTRIPIQRNINPINPIRTLADGRPVFDTTVSPQTRLFPEFDNVFLAESVGNSNYNGFTAQLVKRFSRGYQFTISYTWSHAIDDAPEVNVLDSNLQLSDPTNRRRDRGNALSDRRHIFYTSSVLAPKLTLENRFLNALLNDNQLAFILSADSGDTFNIVANRDLNNDRISTDRPLFIGRNTVDGPNSFNWDVRYSRFFRFSERTNVEVFAEFTNITNHPNITGINSTVAVNPDGSLVAPLPARFPRTDALESRQFQLGFRFNF; encoded by the coding sequence ATGAAAATCGCAGCGCTGCTTCTGTGTCTCGCGATCCAGTCCCAGGCGACCGATGGGGTCATCGAGGGCGTGGTACTCGATCCGGCGGGAGCTGTGGTCGTCGGTGCGACCGTGCGAGTGACCAACCTCGATACCGGCTACAGTCGCACCTTTGTCACCAATGAGCGGGGCTTTTATCGCGTTCCGCTCCTTCCGGTGGGCCGCTACGAAGTGGTCATCGAGGCTCAGGGGTTCAAACGGGCTGTTCGCTCCGGCGTGACGCTCACGGCGGGACAGACGGCAGTGGTGGATTTCACGCTGGAACCGGGCCAGATTGAACAGAGCATCACGGTGACGGCGGACGTTCCTATTGCCGATATCGGCAAGATTCAACAGGGGAGTACCATCTCGGCGACGGAAGTGCGCAATCTGCCGCTGGTGTCGCGGAACATTTACAACTACATGTTGCTGCAACCGGCCGTCAGCGCCCGCCCGAACCCCGAATTCGGCGTGCCTCGCAAGGTCAACGTCAATGGATTCATTGACCGGATCAACTATCAGCTTGACGGCAACACCAACACGCAGGCCGATCGCGCCGGGATTCGCCTGATGCCGATCTCCGAGGTCTATGTTCGAGAGGTGCAGGTCGTCAATAACGGATTTGCTCCCGAGTTCGGGACGACGACGGGGACGGTATATAACGCCATCACCGATTCGGGCACCAATGAGCTGCACGGAGAAGCGAGCTATCGTTTCCGTCGCAAGCCGTTTTCGGCGCGACCATCATTATTGTCTCCCACGCAGCCCAAGCCTGATTTCGCCGCCGATACGGTGACGGCCCGTTTGGGTGGGCCGATACAGCGTGATCGGTTCCACTATTTCGCCGGATATGAGTTCACACGGCGTGATCTCCCCCGTCCCATTACCATCACGCCGGCCAACGCCGAACGGATTGGCCTGAAGCCCTCACAGATCGGCGTCGTCCCGGCCGAGCAACGGGTCAATTTCTTCATCGTTCGCGCCGATTATACCCTGTCGGCAGCCAACCGACTGATGACGCGCTACAACCTCTTTCGCAATGCCTCGCCCAATAACATCGGCGGGGCCCTGTCCGCCGGATTGCTGTCGGTCACGCGGGCGACCGATTTCATGGATGCTGCTGATGCCGTGGCCGCTCAACTGACGTCGAGCTTCTCCTCGGGCTCGATCAACGAGTTTCGCTTCCAGTATGCCAAACGGCGATTCCGCCGCACGCCCAATCCGGTGAATGCCGTCTCCGGTCCGGCGATCACCATCTCCGGCGTGGCCCAGTTCGGTGGACCGACCGATGCCGGACAACGATTCCGCCAGACGGCTCTCGATGTGGTGGATAACTTCACGCTCGTCGAGGGGAATCACGCCATCAAGTTCGGTTTCTCTCTCACGGCCTTCAACGATTTCCGGCGCGAACCGCTCTTTGCCGAATACACCTTCCCGACGATTGATGCCTATCTCTCGGCGGTCAACGGGACCAATCGAAAGAGCTACACCACGTTCCGTCAATCCATCGGCGATCCGGAGATTGATGAGCGGGCGTTTTTCTACTCCTTCTTCGTCCAGGACGATTGGCGGGTGACGCAAAATCTCAAACTCCTCTACGGCCTGCGCTATGAGCTTTACGATATACCCAATCCCGACGAGCGTGCGCCGCTGGCGCTTTCGCGCACCTTCAATGTGGACAAGAACAATTTTGCGCCGCGCCTGGGCCTCTCCTACGGTCTGGGGCGCGATCGCAAGACGGTGATCCGGGCCAGCGCCGGTCTCTATTACGATTTCCCCAAGCTCGATTTTTACCGACTTGCGCTGCTCAACAATGGCAATCCACGCTTCCTCACCGTCTCGGTCTCCAGCTCGAGTCCCTTTGCTCCCTCATTCCCCCAGACGCTGGAATCGTTGCCGCCGGGATTCCCGCTGCCGCGTGCGAGCATCAACGCGGTGGCTCAGGACTTCGCCACTCTCTATTCGACGAACGCCAACGTACAGATCGAGCGGGCGCTCACCGAAGATCTCGGCGTGACGTTGAGCTACGTTTTCTCCAAAGGAACCCGCATTCCCATTCAGCGGAACATCAATCCGATTAATCCCATTCGCACGCTGGCCGACGGTCGTCCCGTCTTCGATACGACGGTGTCGCCGCAAACGCGACTGTTCCCCGAGTTCGACAACGTTTTTCTGGCCGAGTCGGTGGGCAATTCCAATTACAACGGCTTCACCGCGCAACTGGTGAAGCGATTCTCGCGCGGGTATCAGTTCACCATCTCTTACACCTGGTCCCATGCCATTGATGATGCGCCGGAGGTCAATGTTCTCGATTCCAATCTTCAACTTTCGGATCCGACCAACCGGCGGCGCGACCGGGGCAACGCTCTTTCGGATCGTCGCCACATCTTTTACACGAGCAGTGTGCTGGCGCCGAAGCTCACGCTGGAGAATCGCTTCCTCAACGCCTTGCTCAACGATAACCAGCTCGCCTTCATCTTGAGCGCCGACAGTGGCGATACCTTCAACATCGTGGCCAATCGTGATCTCAATAACGACCGCATCTCCACCGATCGCCCGCTCTTCATCGGGCGCAACACGGTGGACGGGCCGAACTCCTTCAACTGGGATGTTCGTTACTCGCGCTTCTTCCGCTTCAGCGAGAGAACCAACGTCGAGGTCTTCGCGGAGTTCACCAATATCACCAATCACCCTAACATCACCGGCATCAATTCGACTGTCGCGGTGAATCCGGACGGAAGCCTCGTGGCTCCTCTTCCCGCTCGATTCCCGCGCACCGATGCGCTGGAATCGCGGCAATTTCAACTCGGTTTCCGATTCAATTTCTAG
- the cas6 gene encoding CRISPR system precrRNA processing endoribonuclease RAMP protein Cas6 has translation MCVIPLRLGRFRFTLRAETEARLPRFKGSTLRGAFGNALKCAVCIRRDLNCDICLVRPSCIYTHLFETLPPEGVAAFRRQKYAPHPYVLEAPLEENQMYEPGERLTFGLTLIGRAIDYLPYVIFAIAQAGHRGLGQRRGQFLLESVVWRPPEGEDQVIYDGASQRLKSGSFGVSADEWIAHRQSQISHLKVSNLSCAPGPDARTARQQSETNPPSSTLCLAFLTPMRLRVQKDLQDHISFELLIRSLLRRLWHLVLVHGEGELSLDHRALIARAKSVMTVSSALRWLDWERYSHRQRTKMRLGGLVGEVEYGFANAADVTQFLPLLILGELLHVGTGTTFGLGKVEIRYADWCGAF, from the coding sequence GTGTGCGTCATACCCCTTCGACTCGGACGGTTCCGTTTCACACTGCGGGCGGAGACCGAAGCGCGGCTGCCGCGCTTCAAAGGTTCGACGCTACGGGGAGCTTTTGGCAATGCCCTGAAATGCGCCGTCTGCATCCGCCGCGATCTCAACTGCGACATCTGCCTGGTGCGCCCGAGCTGCATCTACACCCATCTGTTTGAAACGCTGCCGCCGGAGGGCGTCGCCGCTTTTCGCAGACAGAAGTATGCGCCGCACCCCTACGTGCTGGAGGCACCGCTCGAAGAAAATCAAATGTATGAGCCGGGCGAGCGGCTCACGTTTGGCCTGACGCTCATCGGGCGAGCAATTGATTACTTGCCCTATGTGATCTTTGCCATTGCCCAGGCGGGGCACAGGGGATTGGGCCAGCGTCGGGGCCAATTCCTATTGGAGTCGGTTGTCTGGCGGCCGCCTGAGGGTGAAGATCAGGTGATTTACGACGGCGCGAGTCAGCGCCTGAAATCGGGATCGTTCGGCGTGAGCGCTGATGAGTGGATCGCCCACCGACAATCTCAAATCTCGCATCTCAAAGTCTCGAATCTGTCCTGCGCCCCCGGTCCGGATGCCCGAACCGCGCGCCAACAATCTGAAACAAATCCCCCATCCTCGACTCTGTGTCTTGCTTTCCTGACGCCCATGCGTTTGCGCGTGCAGAAGGACCTGCAGGATCACATCAGCTTTGAGCTGCTCATTCGGAGTCTGCTCCGTCGTCTCTGGCACTTAGTGCTCGTTCACGGCGAGGGCGAATTGTCGCTTGATCATCGGGCGCTGATCGCGCGGGCGAAATCGGTGATGACAGTGAGTAGCGCCCTGCGCTGGCTGGACTGGGAGCGGTATTCGCACCGGCAGCGGACGAAGATGCGGCTGGGAGGCCTGGTCGGCGAGGTCGAATACGGCTTCGCGAATGCGGCGGACGTCACGCAGTTCCTCCCGCTTCTTATTCTCGGCGAGTTGCTGCACGTCGGCACAGGAACCACCTTCGGATTGGGAAAGGTTGAGATCCGCTACGCCGATTGGTGCGGGGCGTTTTGA
- a CDS encoding ATP-binding protein, giving the protein MALPKGAEELLIALQTPSPKGHWGIPALLWGAPGEGKSSFVEGLAREGFPVVTLIASIHDPTDFSGMPMHENGRMRFVPPEWSFAFDQAQQGILFLDELTTAPPSVQAALLRVILERKVGFRDLPPACGWSRRRIRPI; this is encoded by the coding sequence ATGGCTTTGCCGAAAGGCGCTGAGGAGCTACTCATCGCGCTTCAGACGCCCTCGCCTAAAGGCCACTGGGGCATTCCGGCGCTCCTCTGGGGGGCGCCAGGCGAAGGGAAATCCAGTTTCGTCGAGGGGCTGGCCCGCGAGGGATTTCCTGTGGTCACGCTCATTGCTTCGATTCACGATCCGACCGATTTTTCCGGCATGCCGATGCACGAGAACGGGCGAATGCGGTTTGTGCCGCCGGAGTGGAGCTTCGCTTTTGACCAGGCGCAGCAAGGCATCCTCTTTCTCGATGAATTGACGACGGCGCCTCCGTCGGTTCAAGCGGCGCTGTTGCGGGTGATCCTGGAGCGGAAGGTGGGGTTTCGCGATCTCCCCCCGGCGTGCGGGTGGTCGCGGCGGCGAATCCGCCCGATATGA
- a CDS encoding class I SAM-dependent methyltransferase, which translates to MNDTTDQANAEAFAGRMMAVLNDAVLSMLVSIGHQTGLFDTMAGMSAASSERIAQAAGLQERYVREWLGGMVVARIVSYDPATRTYVLPPEHAAFLTRSAGSNNLAFFTQYIRPLSAVEGDVIRAFREGGGVGYEKYPDFQRLQAEESARLFDTALVDAILPLVEGLVDRLHSGIDVLDIGTGQGHAVNVMARAFPNSRFVGVDFSVEGIEAARAEAATWKLTNARFELADIAGGLPGEFDLVTAFDVVHDLAKPQVVLANVARALRHEGVFLMMDMAASSRLEENLDHPMGPLLYGASVMHCMTVSLAQDGEGLGTMWGEQMAEDYLKNAGFSSVEVHHLEGDPMHAFYVARH; encoded by the coding sequence ATGAACGACACGACGGACCAAGCGAACGCCGAAGCGTTTGCCGGAAGGATGATGGCAGTCCTTAATGACGCGGTCTTGAGCATGTTGGTGAGCATCGGGCATCAGACCGGCCTCTTCGACACCATGGCGGGAATGTCGGCCGCGAGCAGTGAACGCATTGCCCAAGCCGCTGGGCTTCAGGAGCGCTACGTGCGGGAATGGCTCGGGGGCATGGTCGTGGCACGGATCGTCTCGTATGACCCGGCGACCAGGACCTACGTGCTTCCTCCCGAACACGCCGCCTTCCTCACGCGATCGGCCGGCTCGAACAACCTCGCCTTCTTCACGCAGTACATTCGGCCTCTTTCTGCCGTTGAGGGGGATGTCATCCGTGCGTTCCGCGAGGGCGGCGGAGTTGGCTACGAGAAGTATCCCGACTTTCAACGGCTCCAGGCCGAGGAAAGCGCCAGGCTGTTCGACACGGCGCTGGTGGACGCGATCTTGCCCCTGGTCGAGGGGCTGGTGGATCGCCTCCATTCCGGCATTGACGTGCTCGATATTGGGACGGGGCAAGGGCATGCCGTCAATGTGATGGCACGAGCATTTCCCAACAGTCGTTTTGTGGGGGTGGATTTCTCGGTCGAAGGGATAGAGGCTGCGCGAGCCGAGGCAGCCACCTGGAAACTCACGAACGCGCGGTTCGAGCTTGCCGACATCGCCGGTGGGCTGCCCGGGGAATTCGATCTTGTGACGGCGTTCGACGTCGTTCACGACCTGGCCAAGCCTCAAGTCGTTCTGGCAAACGTCGCGCGCGCCTTGCGTCACGAAGGCGTTTTTCTGATGATGGACATGGCCGCCTCCAGCCGTTTGGAGGAGAACCTCGATCACCCGATGGGCCCGCTACTCTATGGGGCGTCGGTCATGCACTGCATGACAGTTTCATTGGCGCAGGATGGCGAAGGGCTGGGAACCATGTGGGGCGAACAGATGGCCGAGGACTATCTGAAGAACGCTGGATTCTCCAGCGTCGAGGTCCATCATTTGGAAGGTGATCCTATGCACGCCTTTTACGTCGCGCGGCATTAA
- a CDS encoding DinB family protein: MMEPWLMPDDASVPSRQGDLIKGLEQARYLLEAALRELPEEALWWEPASTMPSIGARIQHLIGASRRLGTYAFEADYDPQALAEMAQRDWLPTHRAKPELLAEVGAAFEEIATRIRVLDERALDELRPVGRRRHPVRRSVILHHLVEHAAHHVGQITLLVRLWEAQSRAAPESV, translated from the coding sequence ATGATGGAACCGTGGTTGATGCCGGATGATGCATCCGTTCCCTCGCGTCAGGGGGATCTCATCAAGGGGTTAGAGCAGGCGCGGTATTTGCTGGAGGCAGCTTTGCGCGAGCTGCCCGAGGAAGCGCTCTGGTGGGAGCCGGCTTCGACGATGCCTTCGATTGGGGCGCGGATTCAACATCTCATCGGGGCGTCCCGGCGATTGGGGACGTATGCCTTCGAAGCGGACTATGACCCTCAGGCTCTGGCGGAGATGGCGCAGCGGGATTGGCTCCCGACTCATCGGGCGAAACCGGAGCTTCTCGCCGAGGTGGGGGCTGCCTTTGAAGAGATCGCCACGAGAATTCGCGTCCTGGACGAGCGCGCGCTGGATGAACTTCGGCCCGTGGGCCGGCGTCGTCATCCGGTTCGGCGCTCGGTGATCCTGCATCACCTGGTCGAGCACGCGGCGCATCATGTGGGGCAGATTACTCTTCTCGTTCGCCTCTGGGAGGCGCAAAGCCGAGCAGCGCCTGAATCGGTGTAG
- a CDS encoding VWA-like domain-containing protein, with amino-acid sequence MDRGEIERIVRMARTYAAEQIPWLAPALYAARLVLTESCPALAAVDEGMRVYFNPHMVAELVREKGEWGEAMPELGFVWFHEITHRLREHAERAREKEARARLWNIASDLEINDARLPGLMHPKRFAPLLPSRFNLPEGKLAKFYYDQLQERNRLPFDSGAGEQEGAVDDQASGLEQSSSKNFVTQHPSSGDQTPESKQSEGKLPSAFDDGSGVHGEKRPWELAEDDARAPALSAVEQEVVRRSVAEQIVRQKDRGDIPAGWIRWAEEKLAPKVDWRQLFKRRMRGAIVRGTGQRVDYSFDRPHRRAFAYAPIFPPSLRGDFLPRIACVVDTSGSISERELGQALAEVRAVLESLRTPITVIPCDAVPYEPIEVFTRSDFLSRCRELPGGGGTNMVAGIEAALNLQPMPDVVFVLTDGYTPYPPRPYRVPVLFGVFTKRRGFDPPLPPIPPWRREDVVLIEIAE; translated from the coding sequence ATGGATAGGGGAGAGATCGAAAGGATCGTGCGCATGGCGCGGACCTATGCGGCTGAGCAAATCCCCTGGCTGGCGCCGGCCCTCTACGCCGCGCGATTGGTGCTGACGGAGTCCTGTCCGGCGCTGGCGGCCGTAGATGAAGGGATGCGCGTCTATTTCAATCCGCACATGGTGGCCGAACTGGTGCGTGAAAAGGGCGAGTGGGGAGAGGCCATGCCGGAACTGGGGTTTGTATGGTTCCATGAGATCACGCATCGGCTGCGCGAGCATGCCGAGCGCGCGCGGGAGAAGGAGGCGCGGGCCAGGTTGTGGAACATCGCGAGCGATCTGGAGATCAACGATGCTCGATTGCCGGGGCTCATGCACCCGAAGCGCTTTGCCCCTCTGCTTCCCTCTCGGTTCAACTTGCCAGAAGGCAAGCTGGCCAAGTTCTACTACGACCAATTGCAGGAGAGAAACCGGCTGCCATTTGATTCCGGGGCGGGGGAGCAAGAGGGGGCGGTTGATGACCAAGCTTCGGGGCTGGAGCAATCCTCCTCGAAAAACTTTGTGACGCAACACCCGTCTTCTGGCGATCAGACTCCGGAGTCGAAACAATCCGAAGGGAAACTCCCCTCGGCATTTGATGATGGCAGCGGCGTGCATGGGGAGAAACGGCCGTGGGAGTTGGCCGAAGACGATGCGCGTGCGCCGGCGCTTTCGGCCGTGGAGCAAGAAGTGGTTCGGCGATCGGTCGCCGAACAGATCGTGCGGCAAAAAGATCGAGGGGACATTCCGGCCGGATGGATTCGGTGGGCGGAAGAGAAGCTGGCGCCCAAAGTGGATTGGCGCCAATTGTTCAAGCGCCGCATGCGTGGGGCCATCGTCAGAGGCACCGGACAGCGCGTGGACTACAGTTTCGACCGTCCGCATCGGCGGGCGTTCGCCTACGCGCCGATATTTCCTCCATCCTTGCGGGGGGATTTCTTACCGCGGATCGCCTGCGTGGTGGATACTTCGGGATCAATTTCCGAGCGGGAACTGGGCCAAGCGCTGGCCGAGGTGCGAGCCGTCCTGGAGAGCTTGCGCACGCCGATCACCGTCATCCCCTGCGATGCCGTTCCTTATGAGCCCATCGAGGTTTTCACTCGATCGGATTTCCTCTCGCGCTGCCGGGAGCTGCCAGGTGGCGGGGGGACGAATATGGTCGCGGGGATCGAAGCCGCTTTGAACTTGCAGCCGATGCCGGATGTCGTGTTCGTGCTGACGGACGGCTATACGCCGTATCCGCCGCGCCCGTATCGCGTGCCCGTCCTTTTCGGCGTCTTCACCAAACGCCGCGGGTTCGATCCGCCGCTTCCGCCCATTCCCCCCTGGCGTCGTGAAGACGTTGTGCTCATCGAGATCGCAGAGTAG